In one window of Brassica rapa cultivar Chiifu-401-42 chromosome A07, CAAS_Brap_v3.01, whole genome shotgun sequence DNA:
- the LOC103829317 gene encoding tetratricopeptide repeat domain-containing protein PYG7, chloroplastic isoform X2, which produces MIETNMLLHTVSSSSPPLHSQILPSLKLSPRRISLQIHGRTLPIPSFHELAARGLPVLNKASLKKKIPIKGSTFLLGQSLLIMSANPQLAAAAETLKPEPIYEVGELFELSIQLSYLLLLLGLLGVGTFYVIRQVLVRRELDLSAKELQEQVRSGDASATELFELGAVMLRRKFYPAANKFLLQAIQKWDGDDQDLAQVYNALGVSYVREEKLDKGIAQFEMAVKLQPGYVTAWNNLGDAYEQKKELPLALKAFEEALLFDPNNKVARPRRDALKDRVKLYKGVVAVKSKKR; this is translated from the exons ATGATCGAAACCAACATGCTTCTTCACACTGtatcttcatcttctcctccCCTTCATTCTCAGATCCTCCCTTCACTCAAGCTCTCGCCCAGAAGGATTTCTCTTCAG ATACATGGAAGGACTTTACCCATTCCATCGTTTCATG AACTTGCTGCTAGAGGTTTACCGGTTTTGAACAAAGcttccttgaagaagaagataccAATAAAGGGATCAACTTTCTTGTTGGGCCAGAGCTTGTTGATCATGTCTGCTAACCCTCAGctagcagcagcagcagaaaCCTTGAAGCCAGAACCCATTTACGAAGTTGGAGAGTTGTTTGAACTAAGCATCCAGCTTTCTTACTTGTTGTTACTACTTGGTTTGCTCGGTGTTGGTACTTTCTATGTGATCCGTCAAGTACTTGTCCGCAGAGAGCTTGACCTCTCCGCCAAAGAATTACAG GAACAAGTTAGGAGCGGGGATGCAAGTGCAACAGAGCTCTTTGAGCTAGGTGCAGTGATGCTGAGACGGAAATTCTATCCTGCAGCCAACAAGTTCTTGCTTCAAGCCATCCAGAAATGGGACGGTGATGATCAAGATCTTGCTCAG GTCTATAACGCTCTTGGAGTGAGTTATGTTCGAGAGGAGAAACTGGACAAAGGAATCGCTCAGTTCGAAATGGCGGTGAAGCTGCAACCTGGTTATGTTACGGCTTGGAACAACCTTGGAGATGCTTATGAGCAGAAGAAAGAGCTGCCTTTGGCGTTGAAAGCTTTTGAAGAGGCCTTGTTGTTTGATCCCAACAATAAGGTGGCTCGGCCTCGACGAGATGCCTTGAAGGATCGTGTCAAGCTCTATAAAGGCGTTGTGGCAGTTAAGTCTAAGAAACGGTGA
- the LOC103829317 gene encoding tetratricopeptide repeat domain-containing protein PYG7, chloroplastic isoform X1 yields MIETNMLLHTVSSSSPPLHSQILPSLKLSPRRISLQIHGRTLPIPSFHGLNLPAELAARGLPVLNKASLKKKIPIKGSTFLLGQSLLIMSANPQLAAAAETLKPEPIYEVGELFELSIQLSYLLLLLGLLGVGTFYVIRQVLVRRELDLSAKELQEQVRSGDASATELFELGAVMLRRKFYPAANKFLLQAIQKWDGDDQDLAQVYNALGVSYVREEKLDKGIAQFEMAVKLQPGYVTAWNNLGDAYEQKKELPLALKAFEEALLFDPNNKVARPRRDALKDRVKLYKGVVAVKSKKR; encoded by the exons ATGATCGAAACCAACATGCTTCTTCACACTGtatcttcatcttctcctccCCTTCATTCTCAGATCCTCCCTTCACTCAAGCTCTCGCCCAGAAGGATTTCTCTTCAG ATACATGGAAGGACTTTACCCATTCCATCGTTTCATG GCTTAAACTTGCCTGCAGAACTTGCTGCTAGAGGTTTACCGGTTTTGAACAAAGcttccttgaagaagaagataccAATAAAGGGATCAACTTTCTTGTTGGGCCAGAGCTTGTTGATCATGTCTGCTAACCCTCAGctagcagcagcagcagaaaCCTTGAAGCCAGAACCCATTTACGAAGTTGGAGAGTTGTTTGAACTAAGCATCCAGCTTTCTTACTTGTTGTTACTACTTGGTTTGCTCGGTGTTGGTACTTTCTATGTGATCCGTCAAGTACTTGTCCGCAGAGAGCTTGACCTCTCCGCCAAAGAATTACAG GAACAAGTTAGGAGCGGGGATGCAAGTGCAACAGAGCTCTTTGAGCTAGGTGCAGTGATGCTGAGACGGAAATTCTATCCTGCAGCCAACAAGTTCTTGCTTCAAGCCATCCAGAAATGGGACGGTGATGATCAAGATCTTGCTCAG GTCTATAACGCTCTTGGAGTGAGTTATGTTCGAGAGGAGAAACTGGACAAAGGAATCGCTCAGTTCGAAATGGCGGTGAAGCTGCAACCTGGTTATGTTACGGCTTGGAACAACCTTGGAGATGCTTATGAGCAGAAGAAAGAGCTGCCTTTGGCGTTGAAAGCTTTTGAAGAGGCCTTGTTGTTTGATCCCAACAATAAGGTGGCTCGGCCTCGACGAGATGCCTTGAAGGATCGTGTCAAGCTCTATAAAGGCGTTGTGGCAGTTAAGTCTAAGAAACGGTGA
- the LOC103829317 gene encoding tetratricopeptide repeat domain-containing protein PYG7, chloroplastic isoform X3 — translation MSANPQLAAAAETLKPEPIYEVGELFELSIQLSYLLLLLGLLGVGTFYVIRQVLVRRELDLSAKELQEQVRSGDASATELFELGAVMLRRKFYPAANKFLLQAIQKWDGDDQDLAQVYNALGVSYVREEKLDKGIAQFEMAVKLQPGYVTAWNNLGDAYEQKKELPLALKAFEEALLFDPNNKVARPRRDALKDRVKLYKGVVAVKSKKR, via the exons ATGTCTGCTAACCCTCAGctagcagcagcagcagaaaCCTTGAAGCCAGAACCCATTTACGAAGTTGGAGAGTTGTTTGAACTAAGCATCCAGCTTTCTTACTTGTTGTTACTACTTGGTTTGCTCGGTGTTGGTACTTTCTATGTGATCCGTCAAGTACTTGTCCGCAGAGAGCTTGACCTCTCCGCCAAAGAATTACAG GAACAAGTTAGGAGCGGGGATGCAAGTGCAACAGAGCTCTTTGAGCTAGGTGCAGTGATGCTGAGACGGAAATTCTATCCTGCAGCCAACAAGTTCTTGCTTCAAGCCATCCAGAAATGGGACGGTGATGATCAAGATCTTGCTCAG GTCTATAACGCTCTTGGAGTGAGTTATGTTCGAGAGGAGAAACTGGACAAAGGAATCGCTCAGTTCGAAATGGCGGTGAAGCTGCAACCTGGTTATGTTACGGCTTGGAACAACCTTGGAGATGCTTATGAGCAGAAGAAAGAGCTGCCTTTGGCGTTGAAAGCTTTTGAAGAGGCCTTGTTGTTTGATCCCAACAATAAGGTGGCTCGGCCTCGACGAGATGCCTTGAAGGATCGTGTCAAGCTCTATAAAGGCGTTGTGGCAGTTAAGTCTAAGAAACGGTGA
- the LOC103829316 gene encoding CCA tRNA nucleotidyltransferase, mitochondrial, whose translation MTLSLPLPINTIINLPRPLLLGPPSRCRFSTVAFRPSSLLHISGVVSRNLCRYWFSTMTTAARVEQEEDKQSKTSVELKEKIEITEKEREIFDRLLGTLRFCNLDTQLRVAGGWVRDKLLGRDSDDIDIAIDNMYGSEFLDKLKEYLASRGEQVQGDTVIERNPDQSKHLETAKMRIYNQWIDFVNLRSEEYTENSRIPTMKFGTPKEDAYRRDLTINSLFYNINTGSIEDLTERGIDDLKSGRIVTPLPAKATFLDDPLRVLRAIRFGARFGFTLDEELKQDASSEEVRVALGEKISRERIGNEVDLMISGNGPVSAVTYLSDLKLFGVVFAFPASSEPAPSENCGSICKAYLEAMWSLIQTPGLGKFSGEQRRLALYAALFLPFRKTVYKDNKGKMIPVVNHIFKFSMKRKTSDAETVINIHRTTEKFLSLIHSLQLKNGAQVDKLDWATDILEHWKSISVDDPEIPETSKIRVLTGFLLRDIKDFWRVALLTSLLLSVVDGMKEDQETGQLDFQLEKLRESYLTIEETICELGLDNIWHVKPLVNGNTIMQITELKGGYHIREWQQKLLTWQLAYPNGSSEECKDWMRQVKAKRQRTE comes from the exons ATGACATTGTCTCTCCCTCTCCCAATCAACACTATTATAAATCTCCCGAGACCCCTTCTGCTGGGCCCTCCTTCTCGTTGCCGTTTCTCAACCGTCGCCTTTCGTCCTTCATCGCTTCTCCACATTTCCGGCGTCGTTTCTCGGAATCTGTGTCGTTACTGGTTCTCGACGATGACGACGGCTGCTAGAGTGGAGCAAGAGGAGGATAAGCAATCAAAAACCTCAGTCGAACTGAAGGAGAAGATCGAGATCACTGAGAAAGAGCGGGAGATTTTCGATCGGCTTCTCGGTACGCTTCGGTTTTGCAACCTCGACACGCAGCTCCGAGTCGCCGGCGGTTGGGTGCGCGATAAG CTTCTAGGGAGAGATAGTGATGATATTGACATAGCAATCGACAATATGTATGGAAGTGAGTTTCTCGATAAGCTCAAGGAGTATTTAGCTTCTAGAGGCGAACAAGTTCAAGGCGACACTGTTATTGAAAG GAATCCTGACCAATCCAAACATTTGGAGACGGCCAAGATGCGCATTTATAACCAGTGGATAGATTTTGTTAACTTGAGATCTGAAGAGTACACGGAGAATAGTCGTATTCCAACAATG AAATTTGGCACCCCAAAAGAGGATGCTTACAGGAGAGACTTAACCATAAATAG CTTGTTCTACAACATTAACACTGGCTCAATAGAAGATCTTACAGAAAGAG GCATCGATGACCTTAAGTCCGGACGAATTGTCACACCATTGCCTGCAAAAGCTACATTCTTGGATGATCCTTTGCGAGTTCTCAGGGCTATTCGCTTTG GTGCAAGATTTGGTTTTACGCTGGATGAAGAACTAAAACAAGATGCTTCAAGCGAGGAAGTTAGGGTAGCTCTTGGTGAAAAAATTAGCAGAGAGCGGATTGGGAATGAA GTTGATTTGATGATATCTGGGAATGGGCCAGTTTCAGCAGTAACGTATCTTTCTGATCTGAAACTGTTTGGGGTTGTCTTTGCCTTTCCTGCTTCATCCGAGCCTGCACCATCAGAGAATTGTGGCAG CATCTGCAAAGCATACTTGGAAGCTATGTGGAGTCTCATTCAAACACCTGGGCTAGGAAAGTTCAGC GGTGAACAAAGAAGGCTTGCTCTGTATGCTGCTCTGTTTCTCCCCTTTAGGAAAACCGTCTACAAAGACAATAAGGGCAAAATG ATCCCTGTTGTCAACCACATATTCAAGTTCTCCATGAAGCGGAAGACCAGTGATGCTGAAACG GTTATTAATATACATCGTACCACCGAGAAATTCCTATCGCTGATTCATTCCCTCCAGTTGAAGAATGGCGCACAAGTAGACAAGCTTGATTGGGCCACTGATATTCTCGAGCACTGGAAGTCCATCTCCGTTGATGATCCAGAGATCCCAGAAACTTCGAAAATAAGAGTACTCACAG GGTTTCTTCTTAGAGATATCAAAGACTTCTGGCGTGTTGCACTCTTAACGTCTCTGTTGTTGAGTGTGGTTGACGGCATGAAGGAAGATCAAGAAACTGGGCAGCTGGACTTCCAACTGGAGAAGCTGCGAGAAAGTTATCTAACAATCGAGGAAACCATTTGTGAATTGG GTCTTGATAACATCTGGCATGTAAAGCCTCTGGTGAATGGCAATACGATCATGCAAATTACAGAGCTTAAAGGAGGATACCACATCCGAGAATGG CAACAGAAACTTCTCACATGGCAGCTAGCTTATCCCAATGGCTCTTCAGAAGAATGCAAGGATTGGATGAGACAAGTAAAAGCAAAACGACAACGGACAGAATGA
- the LOC103829318 gene encoding transcription factor MYB3 — MGRSPCCEKAHMNKGAWTKEEDQLLVDYIRKHGEGCWRSLPRAAGLQRCGKSCRLRWMNYLRPDLKRGNFTEEEDELIIKLHSLFGNKWSLIAGRLPGRTDNEIKNYWNTHIKRKLLSRGIDPNTHRSINGSATPPSKTTTPSLQNDEPVRFDFSGPDQQRTVKPEPMLLDREETNNNNINNCTSSGTTSEKDIQTDDDWVLNLELSVGPATTKSYRYELTRKANPDLAESTRRWSFELLGAQAEVCLCCRIGSHNESCRNCRTSDVLTTWESKIL; from the exons atggGAAGGTCACCATGCTGTGAGAAAGCTCACATGAACAAAGGAGCTTGGACCAAAGAAGAAGACCAGCTTCTCGTTGATTACATCCGCAAACACGGCGAAGGTTGCTGGCGATCTCTTCCTCGAGCCGCAG GGTTGCAGAGATGTGGTAAGAGTTGTAGGTTGAGATGGATGAATTATCTAAGACCAGATCTCAAGAGAGGTAATTTCACTGAGGAAGAAGACGAACTCATCATCAAACTCCATAGCTTATTCGGTAACAA ATGGTCGTTGATAGCTGGGAGATTACCAGGAAGAACAGACAACGAGATCAAGAACTATTGGAACACTCACATCAAGAGGAAGCTTCTCAGCCGTGGGATCGACCCAAACACCCACCGTTCGATCAACGGATCCGCAACCCCTCCTTCCAAAACGACGACTCCTTCTCTTCAAAACGACGAGCCGGTACGATTCGATTTCTCCGGACCGGATCAACAACGGACGGTTAAACCGGAACCTATGTTACTAGACCGAGAAGAGACTAATAATAACAACATTAATAACTGCACGAGCAGCGGAACGACGTCGGAGAAGGATATTCAAACGGACGACGATTGGGTACTCAATTTGGAACTCTCTGTTGGTCCAGCGACGACCAAGAGTTATCGGTACGAGCTGACTCGCAAAGCGAATCCTGACTTGGCCGAGTCGACTCGACGTTGGAGCTTTGAGTTGTTAGGGGCTCAGGCTGAGGTGTGTTTGTGTTGTCGGATAGGTTCTCATAACGAGTCGTGTCGGAATTGTCGTACTTCCGATGTTTTAACTACTTGGGAATCGAAAATTCTTTAG
- the LOC103829319 gene encoding putative nuclease HARBI1 encodes MSSNSDDEVYEVFEEMVDQQIDDYIESALTKQPKTRVYIERDREVGHMQLWQDYFSENPTYTHDLFRRRFRMNKSLFLRIVERLGNEVPYFQQRRNGHGRNGLSTLQKCTSAMRMLAYGRAGDANDEYLRLGASTAILCLENFAEAIIQVFGDEYQRKPTPEDLQRLLDSGEARGFPGMIGSIDCMHWEWKNCPTAWKGQFTRGLGKPTIVLEAVASQDLWIWHSFFGLPGTLNDINVLDRSPVFDEILQGRAPKVKFKVNNHTYRMPYYLTDGIYPNWATFIQSIPLPQGPKAVAFAKRQESTRKDVERAFGVLQSRFAIVKNPALKWDKEKIGKVMRACVILHNMIVEDERQGYILANTSEFESGESSRSSEVRRRESVNVDMLNIRNQVRDSQIHERLKADLVENVWAKFDDRSD; translated from the coding sequence ATGTCAAGCAACTCAGATGATGAAGTATATGAAGTATTTGAAGAAATGGTCGACCAACAAATTGATGATTACATCGAGTCTGCTCTAACCAAACAGCCGAAGACACGAGTATATATCGAAAGAGATCGGGAAGTAGGACACATGCAACTTTGGCAAGACTATTTCAGTGAAAATCCTACATACACACACGACTTGTTTAGGCGAcgttttcgaatgaacaagtCATTGTTCCTTCGCATTGTCGAACGTCTAGGTAATGAAGTTCCATACTTTCAACAACGGAGAAATGGTCATGGAAGGAACGGCCTCTCTACACTTCAAAAATGCACTTCAGCTATGAGAATGTTGGCTTACGGTCGTGCCGGAGATGCAAATGACGAGTATCTCCGACTTGGGGCAAGTACTGCAATTTTATGTTTGGAGAATTTCGCGGAAGCGATAATACAAGTGTTTGGAGATGAGTATCAAAGAAAACCAACACCTGAAGATCTTCAAAGACTACTTGATTCTGGAGAGGCACGGGGGTTTCCGGGAATGATAGgcagcatcgattgtatgcattgggagtggaaaaactgcccaacTGCTTGGAAAGGTCAGTTCACACGTGGTTTGGGAAaaccgacaattgtcttagaagccgtggcatcacaagatctttggatatggcactcatttttcggattaccaggtacactcaacgatatcaatgttcttgatcggtcaccggtttttgatgaaattttacaAGGTCGAGCTCCTAAAGTGAAGTTCAAGGTGAACAACCACACTTATCGTATGCCCTACTATCTTACCGACGGGATTTATCCTAATTgggcaacatttatccaatccatcccGCTTCCTCAAGGTCCTAAAGCAGTGGCATTTGCAAAACGTCAAGAATCGACCAGAAAAGATGTAGAACGGGCATTTGGAGTCTTGCAATCGAGGTTTGCAATTGTTAAAAACCCTGCTCTTAAATGGGACAAAGAAAAGATAGGAAAGGTAATGAGAGCCTGTgtcatattgcacaatatgatagtagagGACGAAAGACAAGGATACATTCTAGCTAATACATCTGAGTTCGAGTCAGGAGAATCTAGCCGAAGTTCGGAGGTGAGAAGGAGAGAAAGTGTGAATGTTGATATGCTTAACATTCGCAATCAGGTTCGGGATTCACAAATTCATGAGCGTCTCAAAGCTGATTTAGTTGAAAATGTATGGGCAAAATTTGATGATCGTAGTGACTAA
- the LOC103829844 gene encoding glutathione S-transferase T3-like, with amino-acid sequence MEPFSTQTSGFISLLASQSSPYPNCDPPEAVANSTGLVKPASKRKWTTKEDLVLISGWLNTSKDPIVSNEQKITSFWRRIEAYVNSSTLLTGSAPREWGQCKQRWGRVNEQVCKFVGSYDAALKHQSSGQNDDDVMKAAHEIFFNDYQAKFTMEHCWRELRHDQKWKSVLKSRDGGKEKTKEAEQVMAEDEVRPPGVKAAKAAKRKRHGKEAAFDQIETILAERKKISQHKILQLLLAKIETDLTPNEITLKQKLISELLD; translated from the coding sequence ATGGAACCCTTTTCCACACAAACTTCCGGTTTCATTTCCCTACTAGCTTCGCAGAGCAGTCCATACCCTAACTGCGACCCTCCAGAAGCAGTAGCTAACTCTACTGGGTTAGTGAAACCGGCTTCCAAGAGGAAGTGGACAACTAAAGAGGACCTTGTGCTCATCAGTGGTTGGCTGAACACGAGCAAGGACCCTATTGTCAGTAATGAGCAGAAGATCACCTCCTTTTGGAGGAGAATAGAGGCGTACGTGAATTCTAGCACTCTGCTCACTGGCAGCGCTCCAAGAGAGTGGGGTCAGTGTAAGCAGAGGTGGGGAAGGGTCAACGAGCAAGTCTGCAAGTTTGTAGGCAGCTATGACGCGGCTTTGAAGCACCAATCAAGTGGTcaaaatgatgatgatgtgatGAAGGCTGCCCATGAGATTTTCTTCAATGATTACCAAGCCAAATTCACCATGGAACACTGTTGGAGGGAACTGAGACATGATCAGAAGTGGAAGTCAGTTTTGAAGTCAAGAGATGGCGGGAAGGAGAAAACGAAGGAAGCTGAACAGGTAATGGCTGAGGACGAGGTTAGACCACCTGGTGTTAAGGCTGCTAAAGCAGCCAAACGCAAGAGGCACGGGAAAGAAGCTGCATTCGATCAAATAGAGACCATCCTGGCTGAGAGAAAAAAGATCTCCCAGCACAAAATCCTACAACTTCTACTAGCCAAGATTGAGACTGATCTAACCCCTAACGAAATAACCCTCAAACAGAAACTCATATCTGAACTACTTGATTGA